A window from Musa acuminata AAA Group cultivar baxijiao chromosome BXJ3-10, Cavendish_Baxijiao_AAA, whole genome shotgun sequence encodes these proteins:
- the LOC135651663 gene encoding small heat shock protein, chloroplastic-like — MPSTISNPNSVSLLPLSSRGRGSSTLGHRFLALHGVRQSPLGAPRNLAVKAMVPDGRDSLDHLQRAGKVRQQQEPQRHAPRRGVAPSAPLGLWDRFPTARTVQQMMETMERIMDDPLGYSVTSSPSVGGEEFGGGYRRGRTPWEIKEGEGVYKMRFDMPGMTKNDVKVWVEERMLVIKAEKLPKEIKEGEEEEWSAKSYGRYNSRIALPDTIDLEKIKAEVKDGVLYVTIPKASPSSKVVDISVQ; from the exons ATGCCGTCGACGATCTCGAACCCGAACTCCGTCTCACTTCTTCCTCTTTCCTCCCGTGGAAGAGGCAGCAGCACTCTTGGTCATCGCTTCTTGGCCCTCCATGGGGTCCGACAATCCCCTCTTGGAGCTCCGCGCAATCTCGCCGTCAAGGCCATGGTCCCCGACGGCAGAGACAGCCTTGACCACCTCCAGAGAGCCGGTAAGGTGCGACAACAGCAGGAGCCGCAGCGTCATGCGCCGAGGAGGGGTGTGGCTCCCTCTGCGCCTCTCG GACTGTGGGACCGATTTCCTACCGCGAGAACAGTACAGCAAATGATGGAGACAATGGAGAGAATCATGGATGATCCCCTTGGTTACAGTGTCACATCATCACCTTCCGTGGGTGGTGAGGAATTTGGGGGCGGTTATAGGAGGGGAAGGACTCCATGGGAGATCAAAGAGGGGGAAGGTGTGTACAAGATGAGGTTCGACATGCCCGGCATgaccaagaatgatgtcaaggtgtGGGTGGAGGAAAGAATGCTGGTCATCAAGGCAGAGAAACTGCCCAAGGAaataaaagaaggggaggaagaagaatggTCTGCCAAGAGCTATGGTCGATATAACAGTAGGATCGCATTGCCCGATACCATCGACCTGGAAAAGATCAAGGCAGAGGTGAAGGATGGGGTGCTCTATGTGACAATTCCAAAGGCTTCACCTTCAAGCAAGGTCGTTGACATCAGTGTTCAATGA